The following proteins are co-located in the Procambarus clarkii isolate CNS0578487 chromosome 16, FALCON_Pclarkii_2.0, whole genome shotgun sequence genome:
- the LOC138365258 gene encoding uncharacterized protein: MAIIRQDKEGRTDFIFQDYQKDFDTVLTSDSHTSYKNRLVYPESHPTIRATLHRGDVGWYIIPSTAPRPVQFTAHLLPQPTSENVQFTAHLLPQPTSENVQFTPTYCPSRPVRTFSSQPTYCPSRPVRTFSSQPTYCPSRPVRTFSSQPTYCPSRPVRTFSSQPTYCPSRPVRTFSSQPTYCPSRPVRTFSSQPTYCPSRPVRTFSSQPTYCPSRPVRTFSSQPTYCPSRPVRTFSSQPTYCPSRSVRTFSSQPTYCPSRPVRTFSSQPTYCPSRPVRTFSSQPTYCPSRPPTSENVQFTAHLLPQPTSENVQFTAHLLPQPTSENVQFTAHLLPQPTSENVQFTAHLLPQPTSENVQFTAHLLPQPTSENVQFTAHLLPQPTSENVQFTAHLLPQPTSENVQFTAHLLPQPTSENVQFTAHLLPQPTSENVQFTPTYCPSRPVRTFSSQPTYCPSRPVRTFSSQPTYCPSRPVRTFSSQPTYCPSRPVRTFSSQPTYCPSRPVRMFSSQPTYCPSRPVRTFSSQPTYCPSRPVRTFSSQPTYCPSRPVRTFSSQPTYCPSRPVRTFSSQPTYCPSRPVRTFSSQPTYCPSRPMRTFSSHPPTAPSRPVRTFSSQPTYCPSRPMRTFSSQPTYCPSRPMRTFSSHPPTAPADQ, from the exons ATGGCAATAATTAGACAGGATAAAGAGGGCAGGACAGACTTCATTTTCCAGGATTACCAGAAAGATTTCGACACTGTTCTCACAAGCGACTCACATACAAGCTATAAAAACAGGCTGGTGTATCCGGAA TCTCATCCAACGATACGAGCCACACTACACCGTGGTGATGTTGGGTGGTACATCATACCATCTACAGCACCCAGACCTGTTCAGTTCACAGCCCACCTACTGCCCCAGCCGACCAGTGAGAACGTTCAGTTCACAGCCCACCTACTGCCCCAGCCGACCAGTGAGAACGTTCAGTTCACACCCACCTACTGCCCCAGCCGACCAGTGAGAACGTTCAGTTCACAGCCCACCTACTGCCCCAGCCGACCAGTGAGAACGTTCAGTTCACAGCCCACCTACTGCCCCAGCCGACCAGTGAGAACGTTCAGTTCACAGCCCACCTACTGCCCCAGCCGACCAGTGAGAACGTTCAGTTCACAGCCCACCTACTGCCCCAGCCGACCAGTGAGAACGTTCAGTTCACAGCCCACCTACTGCCCCAGCCGACCAGTGAGAACGTTCAGTTCACAGCCCACCTACTGCCCCAGCCGACCAGTGAGAACGTTCAGTTCACAGCCCACCTACTGCCCCAGCCGACCAGTGAGAACGTTCAGTTCACAGCCCACCTACTGCCCCAGCCGACCAGTGAGAACGTTCAGTTCACAGCCCACCTACTGCCCCAGCCGATCAGTGAGAACGTTCAGTTCACAGCCCACCTACTGCCCCAGCCGACCAGTGAGAACGTTCAGTTCACAGCCCACCTACTGCCCCAGCCGACCAGTGAGAACGTTCAGTTCACAGCCCACCTACTGCCCCAGCCGACCA CCGACCAGTGAGAACGTTCAGTTCACAGCCCACCTACTGCCCCAGCCGACCAGTGAGAACGTTCAGTTCACAGCCCACCTACTGCCCCAGCCGACCAGTGAGAACGTTCAGTTCACAGCCCACCTACTGCCCCAGCCGACCAGTGAGAACGTTCAGTTCACAGCCCACCTACTGCCCCAGCCGACCAGTGAGAACGTTCAGTTCACAGCCCACCTACTGCCCCAGCCGACCAGTGAGAACGTTCAGTTCACAGCCCACCTACTGCCCCAGCCGACCAGTGAGAATGTTCAGTTCACAGCCCACCTACTGCCCCAGCCGACCAGTGAGAACGTTCAGTTCACAGCCCACCTACTGCCCCAGCCGACCAGTGAGAACGTTCAGTTTACAGCCCACCTACTGCCCCAGCCGACCAGTGAGAACGTTCAGTTCACACCCACCTACTGCCCCAGCCGACCAGTGAGAACGTTCAGTTCACAGCCCACCTACTGCCCCAGCCGACCAGTGAGAACGTTCAGTTCACAGCCCACCTACTGCCCCAGCCGACCAGTGAGAACGTTCAGTTCACAGCCCACCTACTGCCCCAGCCGACCAGTGAGAACGTTCAGTTCACAGCCCACCTACTGCCCCAGCCGACCAGTTAGAATGTTCAGTTCACAGCCCACCTACTGCCCCAGCCGACCAGTGAGAACGTTCAGTTCACAGCCCACCTACTGCCCCAGCCGACCAGTGAGAACGTTCAGTTCACAGCCCACCTACTGCCCCAGCCGACCAGTGAGAACGTTCAGTTCACAGCCCACCTACTGCCCCAGCCGACCAGTTAGAACGTTCAGTTCACAGCCCACCTACTGCCCCAGCCGACCAGTGAGAACGTTCAGCTCACAGCCCACCTACTGCCCCAGCCGACCAATGAGAACGTTCAGTTCACACCCACCTACTGCCCCCAGCCGACCAGTGAGAACGTTCAGTTCACAGCCCACCTACTGCCCCAGCCGACCAATGAGAACGTTCAGTTCACAGCCCACCTACTGCCCCAGCCGACCAATGAGGACGTTCAGTTCACACCCACCTACTGCCCCAGCCGACCAGTGA